CGGATGCAGCACAACAAATGAAGAGTCCACGGAACTTAGTTATTTTCCctcttacaacaacaacataaacaacatacccagtattatcccacaccgtgggatctgggaagggtagtgtgtacgcagaccttaccgctaccttgtgaggatagagaggttgtttccaatagagcCTCGGCTCCGGATATTTTCCCTCTCTTATTGTGCTTAAATATTTACTCATCAGTGCGCAGACTCTGTTCTCTTTTAAATTCTGATGTAGATACTGAAGCATTATGCAATCAAGAATGGCTGAACTCGAAGAGAAATAGGTAGACATAAAAACAGTCTCAGGACTAGTGCAACAGCAGTCTCTAAGGTGTAGTGCTCATGGCTACTCATCGCTAAGGCTGTTTTTTGGTACTAAAACTTTGGCGGATACCTGTTAACTTAGTTAGAGGTAGTAAATGCTCATTTTTTGTTCGTATTGCACAAGATTATTTTCTTAAGGTTTGCCCAAAACTGGAATGCAGGCCATTTATTTGTATGTTATTTTGTACAGGTTATTAGAGTGTTTCAAACTGCTCCTGCATTCATGTCCTGCTATTCTCTTTAGTGGTGATGGATCGACAAGCTCATGATTATGCTGCTATGGCTTTTTCTCAGCAGCAGCACCAAGCAGCTAGCatgcaacagcaacaacagtttGGTTTTCATCCCCAGCATCAACAATTTCCTCGTTCAGTTCATGGTCCTCCATTTCTGCCTCCACATTCTTCTCTTCAACAGTTCCCTTACCCTCGCCCCATTCAGCAACCACAACTCCATCCACATACACTGCCTCCTCAACTTCAGCATCAACAGCAGCCACCTCCTGCGTTTCCTCTACATATGCCTCCTCATCATGCACCATCACCTTTCCACAATCCCTATGATTCTCCACCGCCTCCAGCTCCTCCACCATCTGATCCTGAACTCCAAAAGCGTATTGATAAATTAATAGAGTATGCTGTCAAAAATGGTCCCGAGTTTGAAGCAATGATCCGCGAAAAACAGCAAGATAATCCAGCTTACAGTTTCCTCTTTGGTGGTGAAGGCCATTACTACTACCGCTATAAGCTTTGGATGTCTACTCGCCCACCTGGTGGACCTTTTAATGCTCCTTTTCCATCCTCTTCTTTGCCCATGATGCATCCACCAAATCCTATGATCAGTCCATCACCTTTAAGTCCCACATATAGTGGCTCCAATACCGCTGCTGGGGCTTCTGCTGCAGTGTTGGGTCCACCTCATTTACATCAACCTCCTTTCCCACCATTCTTTGCACAGCAGTCCTCTCAGGCTTTCGGCTGCCCAGATTATGATAATTCATATAGGTCTTTCAAAGGTTTATCAAGGCCTCTTCCATCAGATGTTGAAATGGAATTGAATAATGTACTAAACACTCTTAGTGGTACCAAAGAGTCAATTAAAGGTGCAAAGAGTTGGTTCATGCAGAGGTCTCCATTTATACCTGCTTTGGCTGAGGCAATCAGAGATAGGGTATTTTCTGTAGATGACCCTGAGAGACAGCTGCATATAGTCTATCTTGCCAATGACATCCTATTCGAGAGGTAATATATCATTTAGTTACCTGATAATTTACTGCACAAGTAGATACCTCTGCCTGAATGAATTCTCTATCTTGCCCGAAATATGAACTAGACTTCCTTTATTTCCTtttcacacacacaaaaaaagagAAGCTTTTTTCAGTTTAGCCTTTTTCTAGAAGGAAAAAAATGTCATCTTTTCCTAAAAAGTTGTGTCACTTTGGTGCATCTTATTGATTTCTTGTTACAGCTAAGCAGTATTAAACATGCCCTTATAAtcataaagaattaaagaaactGAGTACCTGAAACACTCTTAGGCATCTGAAGGCAGCTTTATATCACAGATCTTTCTCTGTCTTTCGATTCCCCCGTCCTCCCAAAGTCCGGCAGTTTGATAAGGTTATACTTGATGAATGTGAATTTGAGTTATATGAACTTTAATATCAGCCCCACCATCACAAGCTGATGCCAGCTTTGAATTAAGCAAGGAAAATGGGTGTACTCCTAAAAATGGTAGGAGGTATAGAACTTGGAAGAAAACTATTTTATCAAAGTGGAAGGTAATCCTAGCTATGATGCTCATCTTATGATTTtatggtcttttctttaatttgggGGAAGAGCAATGCCGAAATGTGGAGATGGTACACCCTTAGATAGTGGCCAGATAGACACCTCTACTTGACGAAGATGTGTCTCGTAAACTTCCATATCTTGCCTGGCATATAGTGTGTCTCACACTCAATATTAAGCGAGTAAAGTTTTGATTGTACTGACAAAGTTTaaagatattaattaaaaaaaaatccccccccccccccccaaccaccAAAAAAAAACTCTATTCATTGCAGATTACCCATTGCCGCCATCAACAACATAAAGAATCATTGGAACATCGATCTCTTGAAGAAACTTAGGGTTGCAGGAATACAACCAAAAGCAAAATGAACTAATAAAGCAGTAAAAAAGTAATACGGAAAGACAAATAAGAGAAACCAAGAGAGGCCGCaaatgagaagaagaaaaaacataTGGGTGAGCAGTAAGGATTACAGATGGACATTATCCAAGCAAAATTTGTAGTATCTAgttgagttttgaggaagaaaaaaaaaaaggatccaGCGGTTATTCCAAGTTCATCATTGTTTGTGCTTGAATTAGAAGACAATATTGTTATTTGAGAGAAGCTTCAGTTTGATGAATTGCTGATAGGAGGGGGCTGATGGAGGAGAACAGAGTACTCCATTTGTTCCATTTTATGTAGCAACATTTCTTTTTTAGTTCGTCCGGAAAAGAATGACaactttctaaatttgaaaataatttcatTTAAACTTACCtttttatccttaatgagaagcttttatagctgCACAAATGTTATGGAACatttttaagaccacaagtttcgaAAGTCTTATTACCACACAAATGTTATGGCATGTTTATGACCACAAGTTTCAAAGTCTTCTTTTATTTCAAACTTTGCCATATAAATTGGAATAGAGAGAGTATTTGATAGCTTACATGTGAATTTGCAGAAGAAAAATGGAGGGTAAAGTTTGCCTATTTTTTTCTTCTGGGAAGAAGGAGATGGGGTTGGGTGTGGAGAGGggtttttatttttcatttttgcattttttcttCTAATGACACGTTTCTATTTTTTGATGTGTCTCTTTATCTCATTCGTCCATTGACACATCATCGGCATTTAATTTTTACGCGCTTGATTTTGCTGGCCAGTGTATTTAAGAAAGACACTTCTGTCAAATATAGGTGTCTATCTGGTTACTAGCTAAGTTAGAGTGTCTAATTGAGAAAATCGTGCCAAGTTTGAGGGGCTATCTGTGTATATTTTTTTGGCAATTAATTTCCTTTTGTATTAATCACCGAAGATCAagctttactattccatagtccAGCATAATACTCCGCTGACTATCTCAAGTTGTGAAACGTACTGCTAAGTTACAGAGAAATTAACTAAATTACTCTTCTAACAAAAACTGCTGCATTTGATTCCTAGCTCTAGGAACTACTCTTAACATTACAAATGTAAGCTATTTCTCTTGCTAACACATCACTGTTACAATATCTTTGGTCAAAAATACGTGTGTTCCTTTCAATCCATAATGCATATGAAGTTTCAGCATATACCATTCTGAAGATACTGGCCTTGTTTACTTCCCTTTGCCTTTCTTGATAACCCATTGGAGATGCTGATCCCAGTTGTGATTGGTCATTTGATCCTCTTGAATCCATCTCGGTACTTTCTTCCACAAAGCTGCTAACGAACATAGTATAAACAAGTGATCTCTTGTTTCCATATGTCCTTGGCACAGAATACATTGCTGATTGATATTCGATCCCCAGCTAGCTAACCTGTCCTTGGTAGGCAATCTTCCTTGAAGCATTAACCATAAGTTGAAAACAGCCTTTGGTCGAGCAGAATTCTGAAACAGTATACACTTCCAACTTATTTTTGGTAAGTCACCTAATAACTGTAAGTATAGTTGTCTTATACTGCCAATGTGACCATTTGATTTCTGAGCATGCTGTAAAAAACTTCTTGAACCAATTATTTTCCTTACCATCCAACTAGCCTGTTGTGGGATTGGCATGTGCTGTAATTGCTGCTGCTTGATGTAATAAGCATTAATCCACCGGATCCACAATTTATCTTCTTTATGGGCTATATCCCAGTATACCTTAGCAATTGCTGCCTTGTTCCACAGAGATAAGTTAATGAGGTTCAAGCCACCAACAGATTTAGGAGTACACATCTTCTCCCAAGCCACAAATGCCTTCTTAGTAATAGTGTTACTGCCAGACCACACGTAACTTCTGCAAAGAGCCTCAGTCATCTTTAGAACTATAACAGGTAGGATGAACAACTGAGCCCAATAGGCTTGGATGCCAAATATAACTGATTATACTAGTTGCACACTACCAGCATAGGATAGCTTCCTGGCAGTCCATGAGGAGATCTTGGTTGTGATTCTTTCAATCAAAGGCTGCCATTGGATCAGTGCTATTTTCTTAGTGGACAATGGGATGCCTAAATATTTGAAGGGTAAGGTTCCTTGCTTAAATCCTAGATGATCCAGGATCTGCTTCCTGAGTTCTAGCTTCACTCCACCAAAGTAAACTGAGCTTTTACCTAAGTTAGCTTGTAATCCTGAAGCCTCAGAAAATTGGGAGAAATATTTGTACATTGTGACTATAGAAGGCAGATCACCTCTGGCAAACAAGAGTAGGTCATCAGCAAAACTCATATGAGTTATGTCTAGTTTCTTGCATCTGGGGTGGTATTGAAAATTGGTTTCCTTTTTCAATTCATTGAGAGATCTACTCAGGTATTCCATCACAATAGCAAATAGGAAAGGAGATATAGGGTCTCCTTGTCTAAGCCCCTTAGCAGCATTAAAATGTTCAGTTGTTTTTCCATTCACAAGGACAGTATAGCTAACTGTTTTGATACACTCCACGATCCATTTGATGAATCTATCAGGGAAGCCAATCTCCTCCATCACCTACTGTAAGAAGATCCACTCAACTGAATCATAAGCTTTTTGGAGGTCAATCTTCACCATGCACCTAGGGGATATTTGGGCTCTAATATAAGACTTGACTAGTTCATGAGCCAAAATTATATTGTCTGCTATCTTTCTGCCAGGGATAAAACCAGCTTGGGCTTCACAGATTATACTTGGCCTTTCTGTAGTCTGGCAGCTAagattttggaaattattttgtaTAAAACTGTACAACAGGCTATTGGTCTGTACTCCTTGACTGTGGTGGGCTTATGTACTTTAGGTACTAGAGTAATGGTAGCACAATTCACTGGTTTATACATCTTACCAGTGGAGAAGAATTCTTTGACAGCTCTTTTAATTTGATTGCTGATGATGCCCCAAGCCTTCTTGAAGAATACTGCATTAAAACCATCAATCCCTGGTGCTTTGTCATCCCCAATAGTTTTAAGACTCTCCATAATTTCTTGATCTGTTACTTCTGCACATAACTCCATTCTTTGCTGATGAGACAGAACAGGACCATTTTTCATGTACAGTCTATTTATGGCAGTAAGTGAATTGGCTGCTGAACCCATTAGTATCTTGTAAAACTCCATAATCTCCTTTCCAATAGCTGTAGGATCAGTCACCTTATCCCCTAAACGTTCTTGTAAAACTCCATAATTTCCTTTTCAATAGCTGTAGGATCAGTCACCTTATCCCCTAAACCTGCTGTAATATCTGTAATCTGCTTTCTTTGAGCTCTATCTTTCATAACTGCAGTAAAATACTTAGTGTTAGAGTCACCCACTTGAATCCACTTTGCTCTTGCCTTCTGCTGCAATGCACTCTCCTCTATTAGAGACCACTTCTCAAGGTTGAGTAGTGTTTCTTTTTCCCTATGCAGCAAGCCATCAGTATAGGAGTTTGTAAGCTGCTCCTGGATATCCTTCAATTCTAGCCTAGCCCTTTCAATTCTCTGAGTAATGCCCTTGAATTCCTTAGCATTCAAAGCCTTTAAAGGAGCTTTCAATGCTTTTAATTTTATCCAAACTGATTTCAACGATCCATAAGTACTTGAAGAGTTCCAGATGTTTTCCACAATCTGATAGAAATCTGCATGAGTAGTCCATATGTTGAAAAATCTGAAAGGCACTCTTCCTGTCCAAGATGAAGCTGCTAATGTTAGTAACATAGGAGTATGATCTGAGATTTGGGGTAGATCATAGATAGTCTCCACATGTCTCCAAGACATCATCCACTCATAGTTGCCAAATACTCTGTCTAATCTGCTACTCACCCTATCTACACCCTACACCAGGTTGTTTATTAGTCCATGTATAATATTCTCCCTTCCAAGATAATTCTGTTAATCCTGCTTGTTGAAGACAGTGACCAAACTCTTGAATCTCTGAATAGCTAACAGGGTTACGAGAAAGTCTGTCATTAGGATATAATACTGCATTGAAATCCCCTGCAATTAACCATGGGCTTATAATGCTTGTTGATAGTTGCTGCAGATTATCCCATAAAGTTCTTCTTTGCTCTATCCCATTAAAACCATAGACAACAGTAAGATAACAGTCTATATCCTCCCTTCTACTTCTTACTTGACAATGAATCATTTGGGGATCATCTTTAAGTCCAGTCACAATGAGATGGTTAGCATCCCACAGCAGCCATTACCTACCATTCCTAGCATCTTTGTAATTAGCCAGCATACTCCATCCAGGAACAAGTGCTTTTGAAATTCTTTGAGCATTTCCTTCTTTGACCTTGGTTTCTACAAGTCCTACTAACTTTATTTTATTGCTTCTAATATACTCCCTAACCTCCTTCTGTTTATATCTTTTATTTACACCTCTAATACTCCAGAATAACCAATTCATTATTGATTACTGGTTCCACCTCTATCCCCAAGTGGTATGTGAATCTCATACTTACTATTAGACACTGCTTCAAATCTGTTTCTCACTGGAATGGGAGAAAGAGGAGGAAAGTTGATGAGATTCAGTTCTAGACTTTGCACTGCTTTGCCTTTATCCTCTTGTCTTTCAGCTATAGTCACCACACTAGGCTGAACATTGCTTTCCTTAGGACCCTGGATATCATTTACTATGTTGATAGTAGCTTGTTGTGGCTCAGCTGGGGCTATTTCACTCTGCACAGGGCACTGTAGGCATTGGAGCCTTGGTCCTCCATTCCTGTGTGATGATCTTATTGGCTTTTGGTTTCTTAGTTTGAACAGGCTGTTGTGTCCCAGGTTTCATTTGGTTTGAGCATTTGTGTCCCACCACTAAACACTTCTCACAATAAGTAGGTCTCCAATCATATGTGACATTCTGTAAGAACTTCTTCCCAGTTGGATCCATCACCCAAATTTCACTTGGCAAATCTGTGGAAACATTAACCTCAATGAGCATCCAAGCAAATGATACTCTAGTCTTCTTAGTGGTGCGCTCATCAGCAAATATAGGTCTCCTAATCACACTAGCAATCCTGCTCAATGAACCTACTCCCCAACAAGACATAGGTAACTTGGGAAATTTAACCCATAATGGAATAACAGTAGGAAATTCCTTAGTGAAATCAAAATCAGGTGTCCATGGTATTAGGATTATAGGCTTATTAGCTATTGAATAGGGACCAACACACAGAATTTCATGGGCATCTTCAATGGTTTTGAATCTGATTATGTAGTAACCTTCATCATGATAGAATAAATCTGGCTCAGGTACAACCAATGCAAATTGATGTATCTCTTCATCGCATTGTACCCTGAGCCATCTCCTAAAATATAAGCAATCAAAGCACATTTCCATTTGTTTTCTTCCGCTTCCACTTCTAATTTGTCTAATTGAACCATAGGTTGTCCATCTACAATTGCCCATAGATTACCATTTGTAGCAAATCTGTTCTTCTGAAATAGTGTTGCCCATGAAGCTTTGGATTCTTCTACCTTTTCACTGACTTTCGCTGCTGAGCTTACTTGATTCTGAGCTGGTTTGTGCAAGTTCACTATTCCATTGGTTGGAACTATCATCGCAGCTGATATGGACCCAATCCAGCTTCTTAGAGACATTAGAATGGCTATCTGTGTATTTGCTCAAACCTAAACCAATTGTTTGAACAACTAGCAACAAGATTACACAATGTACGTTAATAGAGTAGTGAAGATAGGAGAAGCAAGATATAAGTTTGAGAAACAATCATAAGCAGAGGCGTATGTAGTGTTATAATACCGGGTTGATCTGAACCCAGTACTTTTGACGCGAAACATAAATTAAGTTAAAAAATTCACTAAAATTGCAACTTATAGTGTgtctgaacccataactttataAATACAATAGGTTCAATATTCAGAACTTTAAAGTTGAACTCATAgtatttaaatcctggatccacATCTGATCATAAGaaacaacaaaaaacaaaaaccTCCAAAGATAGATGGCCTTTTGTTGAAAAAACATATAAATTAGGTTATATAGTGTTTGTTAAGGCTCACCTAAGGTGTGAATAAGCCTCTCGGTCTAGCATGGGTTGGAAACTAGCCTCACTCAAGCGCACTTACTGCAAGCACTAAGATGCTAAGACATGCATATGATCACCATTGGGTTCCGTCTTGATGATGGCAATAATGAAAAATAAACTTAGTTGACAAAGTAATTTGTTAATTGGAAAGAGAACGTCAAGAATATGTGTGATAAAATAGGAATTGGAAATTAGAAATTTGGTATGAGTAAACAATTGTTGTatcaaaattagaaatttaaaagcaTGTGAATCAACACTTTAACATGGTTTTTCTATTTGATTTACATCAAATTTATTTTACATGTCTCACTTAATTGCAATTTCTTCATTCGTTTTTCCATATAGCCATTGTTGGAGTTAACCgtattcttttctttctattaCCCACACGTATATACATTATATTGTATTCTAAAACGAGATCAGTATTtcaattttttaaattaaatgcAAAAACAATCTACACTAAATTAAACCGGTACTTTGGGTGCAATATGATTTGGATTGGTTAGTAAGCGGTTTTTAGAATTTTTGCTCAGCCCTACTTGCCTCTACTTGCTGTTGCTTTGGTGGTATTCACATGACAGCTGTGCTCAACTTCTGTTTGTGTATCACCTACATGAGGGTTTTAGGCTTTGTGGTCTTAGGCGCTTATTGACATGCACCAGTTGCATGTGCCCTTGACTTTCTCAAAAATAGCGAATCAAGTGAATGGATTAACAGCAATTTGGTTGGCttaaaaaaatgtatatattatTTCTCCTAAGTTTTAATGCATTTCCGCTTCCACAAAACTCCGACATATAAGTACTGTGTATGTGTGTGACTGCGTGTaaaagtgtgtgtgtgtgagagggAGAGACACATAGTTACTCATGTTGTTTTTGATATTTGCAGCTTGCAACGGCGAATCAATCCGCATGAGCTTGACAATGAGGCACTTGTTTTTAAGCCTGTTTTGGGTCCCATGCTTGCGAGGATATATCACAATCCTCAAAACAAGGAAGAAAATCAGTCTCGGCTACAGAAAATTTTACAGTTTTGGGGCTCCAAGGAAGTCTATGATCAGGATACAATTCGTGCACTTGAAAATGAGATGATGAGTAGGCTGCCTGCAAATTTTACTGGTCCTCAAAGGGAACTACTGGCGACAGATCCTCCTTCTGCTGCAGGTAGTTGTGCTGCTAATCTAGCTGTAATAACTGAAAGACTGTTTTTCGATTGTTATCTATTTCTTTCGGCCAATCTGAACATTTACTCATGGTTGATTTTCTTATTATTCTTTTCTGTACGGGTTTTTAGGATTGTCACACCAGGTAGCTAACCAGAGTGCTTTACAGTGGAAGCCTGACGAGCAGGTGCCTCCTATTCCTAATTTAGCCAATCAAGATAAAGCAGTTCCTCCAATGCCATCTGTGGCACCACATCAATTTCATCCTGGTGTAGTTCCACCCACTAGGTTTCCTGGGTTGATGCCTGTGCCGTCCTCTGTTCCACAAGGAAATCTACAAGCTGCAGCTCATCCCATGCCAGCATCAACTGCAAATGTAGGCGGAAAGTTGCCTCCGTACCCATTGTTTCCTCCTGGTCTTATTCCTAGTATGGTCAGGAAGATGCAGATTGGTAGTGGGGTGCCTTACTCTCCCATGAGCCCTTTGGATATCCCCACCATTATACCACCCTCCACCGTGTCAGAGTCTGAGATTCTGGAAAGAGTGTCCAAATTTTTTAGGGAGATTGGAGAAGTTAATCCATCAGAAGGTCCTGTTAAACCATCTGATTCAGCCAATAATTATGACGACTATGAGAGAGAGCCTCCTGTTCGTAAGGGAGGAGCGTGCATCCCTCCACCTCAGAATCTCCAAGTTGACCCTGAAACTGGGACTTACCCTGATGGAAGTGTGGAGCAAAAACCTGGATTGAATAATTCCGTCCGGTTAGGACTTGGAGCCACAATTAATCCAAATGAGTCAAGTCAATACGGTGATGTTTACTATTCCTACAGAAATGAAAGAAGCACCAACTACCATTCGTCGATGAGTGCAAGAGCTACGAGGTAAATTCCTCATCATTTTGACTAGTCTATAGACAGCAGATAGCATTCGTGACCAATATCTTTGCCCTTTTTTGTTGCTGTTGACAGGACTCAACAGTTCTTGTCTCTGTAATTTTTAAGTTGAGGCAGATGTTGAAAGACAGATTTGCTAACGTGCAATAGAATGAATTAGATCTTGCCATGTTCTTCCAATGAATAAATAACTAATTAGCTGTAATGGTTGGAGAAAACCAACGTAAAAGTTGAACAGATGATCTTTGAGACATCAAGTTCTCAACATCTTATGCTGTCACTTAAATGAAGTGGAGAAAACCTATCCTTATGCGTTGTAGGGAATGATGGCTATAATTTTGGCCAAAGCCAAATGGATACAGAGATCATTCCCAGGAAAACAATGTCCTGgataaatttttttaaatgggCACAACTTCAAGTAATTATTGTTGTTGCATGTGCATTACCTATTTACTCTTTTGAAGTTTGTGGTTTTGGATGTCAAAAGCAATATAGCCTATTTGAAGCATCTTAGTaggtgtttggacataaaaatttgTAATTTCTGAAGAAAAAAAAGTAGTAATtggagttaagttgaaaaatgatatttggaatttgaaattatgtttggacatgcatttcacttgaaaaaatattgcagTTTTATGAGTGGGGAAGTAAAATTTCTGAAAAAGTGattttggaaaactcattttggatttttttttcaaaaacttgcaaaatttcatggacaaatacgtttttgaaaaaaaaataatctaTGGACAAACTGGTCCGTAGTTCCTAGCATTTTTTCAGAGGATGGGGATGTCGTTCATGTCGGGTTCCAGACTCTCTTCCTTATACATATTCagttttattttgagaagtatcgCTAAAGTATGGACCTAGAATAAACGTTGGGTTTATTCGTTAAGAAGTATAGGCTTAGGTTTAGAGGCATAATGCATTGTGATACATGGAAGATACTACTCGCTCTTGGAGGAACTATTGCCATTAGTGGTGTTCATAAAAACctgaaaaaccgaaccaaaccgaaagcTAAATCAAACCGACCAAAAAGCCGAAACTTTTTGGTtaagtttggttttggttttgaattttaaaaaccgatcaaatttgatAAAAATTGAACCAAATTGACTACAGGAGTAGCTATTTCacatttattattacacctatatatatgtatatttttatacaaaatttaaaattttttatGGTTTGTTTAAAAGATGAAGTGATATTTGTCGTGTGCTTTAATTGTTGAGCTGTTACAAAGTTATCTTGTGTCAGTtattataaaatttgtatttcatAACTATTTGATGAAGTTGTTCAGTCTTCAAAGCAGTCGAAGAGTAGTGACTCAACTTCTCACTTTTTCTTTTGACATTTACAAAAATTGCATCACAAACATGTGCATCGTGG
This sequence is a window from Nicotiana sylvestris chromosome 3, ASM39365v2, whole genome shotgun sequence. Protein-coding genes within it:
- the LOC104241064 gene encoding uncharacterized protein, which translates into the protein MDRQAHDYAAMAFSQQQHQAASMQQQQQFGFHPQHQQFPRSVHGPPFLPPHSSLQQFPYPRPIQQPQLHPHTLPPQLQHQQQPPPAFPLHMPPHHAPSPFHNPYDSPPPPAPPPSDPELQKRIDKLIEYAVKNGPEFEAMIREKQQDNPAYSFLFGGEGHYYYRYKLWMSTRPPGGPFNAPFPSSSLPMMHPPNPMISPSPLSPTYSGSNTAAGASAAVLGPPHLHQPPFPPFFAQQSSQAFGCPDYDNSYRSFKGLSRPLPSDVEMELNNVLNTLSGTKESIKGAKSWFMQRSPFIPALAEAIRDRVFSVDDPERQLHIVYLANDILFESLQRRINPHELDNEALVFKPVLGPMLARIYHNPQNKEENQSRLQKILQFWGSKEVYDQDTIRALENEMMSRLPANFTGPQRELLATDPPSAAGLSHQVANQSALQWKPDEQVPPIPNLANQDKAVPPMPSVAPHQFHPGVVPPTRFPGLMPVPSSVPQGNLQAAAHPMPASTANVGGKLPPYPLFPPGLIPSMVRKMQIGSGVPYSPMSPLDIPTIIPPSTVSESEILERVSKFFREIGEVNPSEGPVKPSDSANNYDDYEREPPVRKGGACIPPPQNLQVDPETGTYPDGSVEQKPGLNNSVRLGLGATINPNESSQYGDVYYSYRNERSTNYHSSMSARATRTQQFLSL